AACCTAATCAATAAGCTGCTTAATTAAGAACATACCCGAGCCATGTTATCAACCAGGCCATTAGCCAACTCAACGTACTCTTTCCAGCGACCTTTAGGCAAAGTAGCCATAGCAATTTTCAAATCTTTAGAGAGATAAGCTTGCTTGAGCCTGATGTAGAATATGACATATCTCCAAGACATGGTTTCCAGCATGTTCCTAATGCTATGTAGTCCCTCAGCAGTTTGCCTAATTCTTGCAACTGAATCTTCTGGGGATAAATCAGGCTCAAAGAAACGTTCCCATAAGAATGAGCGGACACCCCAGTTCTCCGCCAGTGCTGGAGGAGCTACTGAAGTGGCTAAAATTGTGGTTAGTATGATTCTTCTGCGGTTTGAGGTTGCATGTTCTTGGGCTGAGATTGATGCTTTGATCAGTGGGAGAACTGAGTGATTGTGGAGCTTGGTGGTGCTGTGGGCTCGGAGGAGAGTTGGGATGTTGGTGAGGCTGCTGGTGATCATGGTTTTGGATAAAAAAATGTTTGGAGGAATTCAAATTCACAGGCAAATTTTGTCTGTGCGGATTGCCTCACCCTGTAATCTGTGCCTTAGCATTCTGCCATGTGTCCCTCGTTATCTTGTCCGGAAACAAAGTTGTCTTCTCTTCCCTGCTAGTTGGGTGGTCTTTTTCCAGCAGTgcggaaaagtaaagagaaaagGAAGTATAAAAATTTCAACCCACTTCAAGTTTTGCTGTCTAATAGTTTATGaaataataaactaaatttatttgttAACACTACAAAAAcaaattttctgtaaaataattttttttaccaaaaattTCTTAGTTCTAATAaaccataaaaatttaaattattttatggtttaaatgttaaaagggtaaaaaaaaattaagagaataaaATAGAGAGAAATTATGGCAtgtaaaatatcattttaattttttggaaGAGTCTAACTTTTATACTTCttcaaatttttttctaaaagaaaataaaatcattaatctaaagtaataatattttaattgttttcagaactataaaatattaaagaacaatttattttttaaaagaatctcAAAAATGCACTCCAAGACTtagtctggtggaaagtgcatcatgTAGCCTTGAAAgatctaaggttcgactccctaacccactatttcaaaaaaaaaaaaaaaatctaaaaatggtAGCTTTCTTAAACACAATGCAACCACTTTAATTACTCCTTGCATCATCTTATCATAAATTAATTTCCTTTATTTCAACTCCTAACCACTTATAAATAttgctttcataaaatatttgctTAATTTGTATGAATTTAAGACAcaataattataacaaaataatataaataataaataaataattcatttattttttttataaacctgATTCGATTAATCTGAATTCGTAtcgaataaattattaaaggaACAAATCGCTTTTATCAATTGATTTGATCAATCTAAATTCGTATccaacatattattattaaaatattttttctcaaatttttaaaactacTTCACACTTAGAATTTAAACTCagaaaattttctcaaatttttaaagAGATACTTCACCCTTCACCCTTAAAGTTTGAAATCAAAATCTTTAATTAAAGGAGAAGGACCTGTATCATCCCATCCCACCTAAAAGCTACATATCCATCAAATTTGATGAAGCTTTAATTGCATCTTGGTGCAAGTCTTTTTCTTGATGTAAAAGTCTCTCAATTTAAGGATTAAATGTTTCTCTTTGGTACTAATTTTTAAGAACCccaactatatatatattatttaataggaCTACCCCAGAACTTAATAGGGACGTatcaatattaattatgaaggggccagaatttaatatttaaaaaaaaataacgtAAACTTAGAATCAGAAAAGGTGAAATAATAGCTacataaataattttcagaGCTAAAAATTAAGGGTTGAGAAAggtaaagcaataaaaatatgaaaatctaGAGATAATATTtctcattttaataaaaaaaaaatttaaatcgcaTTTATTATTATCTCCCTTccacaataataaatttttttttaaattatctatcactttaaaaattataaggtaagtattttaaataaattattataattttttttcaaattaaaactattgattaattttattagtttggatGAATAAATCTCAAATGATAAATATTGTGGAATTTGAggtaataataaagaaaatgtgGGTATtgactttaaaaattttttaatcaacTATTGTGTTGACTTTTTACCTATTAGTCCTTATCTATATTTTCCTTTCTATAACTAACTAATTTGAATAAAG
The sequence above is a segment of the Manihot esculenta cultivar AM560-2 chromosome 5, M.esculenta_v8, whole genome shotgun sequence genome. Coding sequences within it:
- the LOC110614913 gene encoding photosynthetic NDH subunit of lumenal location 2, chloroplastic, whose protein sequence is MITSSLTNIPTLLRAHSTTKLHNHSVLPLIKASISAQEHATSNRRRIILTTILATSVAPPALAENWGVRSFLWERFFEPDLSPEDSVARIRQTAEGLHSIRNMLETMSWRYVIFYIRLKQAYLSKDLKIAMATLPKGRWKEYVELANGLVDNMARLDQYVRSPKVYESYLYYEKTLKSIDDIVAYLA